In one Chloroflexota bacterium genomic region, the following are encoded:
- the moaC gene encoding cyclic pyranopterin monophosphate synthase MoaC: MEDRVHMVDIGQKPDTEREAVAKGWIKMQRATLDLLRQGGLPKGDVLAAAQVAGIMAAKKTPELLPLCHPLLLTDVKVEFRLDEPGGDGVEITARVKSQGKTGVEMEALTAVAVSALTIYDMCKGVDPRMEIGGLHLVRKSGGKSGEVVFE; this comes from the coding sequence ATGGAGGATCGGGTGCATATGGTTGATATTGGTCAGAAGCCTGATACCGAGCGGGAGGCTGTGGCCAAAGGCTGGATCAAAATGCAGCGGGCGACCCTAGATTTGCTTCGCCAGGGAGGCTTGCCCAAGGGAGACGTGCTGGCTGCAGCTCAGGTGGCAGGCATTATGGCGGCAAAGAAGACGCCGGAGCTCCTACCCCTATGCCATCCGTTACTGCTGACCGATGTTAAGGTGGAGTTTCGCTTGGATGAGCCAGGGGGTGACGGTGTCGAAATCACGGCCAGGGTGAAGAGCCAGGGGAAAACGGGGGTGGAAATGGAAGCGCTCACTGCTGTAGCCGTAAGCGCCCTGACCATATACGACATGTGCAAGGGCGTAGATCCCCGTATGGAGATCGGGGGCCTGCACCTAGTCAGGAAAAGCGGCGGCAAGAGCGGCGAGGTTGTGTTCGAATAG